One region of Primulina tabacum isolate GXHZ01 chromosome 1, ASM2559414v2, whole genome shotgun sequence genomic DNA includes:
- the LOC142518540 gene encoding F-box protein PP2-B15-like — protein sequence MGNTRIESLPEECMAHILSFTSPRDVCRSSTVSLFFQDVADSDQTWQKFLPSDYADIVSRSVHEMKFSSMKDLFLKLSSTPLLIDGGLKTFSVDKYTNKKCYMLSTKELSITWANNNLNWCRKPLLQSRFPESVELIMVSWLEIHGKIGTRMLSSNTIYGAYLVFQLADRAFGLGTSPSEVIVEVGGKRTQGSVYLKLGNEDQRQLCVRADGWLEVELGEFYNDWIGGCENEVKMWLREIKGEHLKGGLLVEGMEIRPKRSNSKYM from the exons ATGGGAAACACGAGAATAGAATCGTTGCCGGAGGAATGCATGGCCCACATCCTGTCGTTCACTTCTCCTCGCGACGTATGTCGATCATCCACGGTCTCTTTGTTTTTCCAGGACGTAGCGGATTCCGACCAGACGTGGCAGAAATTCCTGCCGTCGGATTACGCAGATATCGTGTCCAGATCAGTTCACGAGATGAAGTTCTCTTCCATGAAGGATTTGTTTCTGAAGCTCTCTTCGACTCCGCTTCTGATTGATGGAGGCCTCAAG ACTTTTTCAGTAGATAAATATACAAATAAGAAATGCTACATGCTGAGTACGAAAGAACTCTCAATTACTTGGGCTAACAATAATCTCAACTGGTGCCGGAAACCCCTCCTCCAGTCAAG GTTTCcagaatcagttgaactgataaTGGTGAGTTGGTTAGAAATACATGGGAAAATAGGCACTCGAATGTTGTCTTCAAACACGATTTACGGAGCGTACCTCGTTTTTCAACTCGCGGACCGTGCTTTCGGGTTAGGGACGTCGCCTTCGGAGGTTATTGTTGAAGTCGGAGGTAAAAGAACTCAAGGATCGGTCTATCTAAAATTGGGAAACGAGGATCAGCGCCAACTTTGTGTGCGTGCTGATGGATGGTTGGAGGTAGAATTGGGAGAATTCTATAACGATTGGATCGGGGGTTGCGAAAATGAGGTGAAAATGTGGTTGAGAGAAATCAAAGGTGAGCATCTCAAAGGAGGTCTTCTTGTTGAAGGTATGGAGATTAGACCTAAGCGTTCGAATTCAAAATACATGTAA
- the LOC142506915 gene encoding uncharacterized protein LOC142506915 — translation MTQFFAQFARNNDEVDRGANPEAVYERLCKMNHEDFGGTTDPMAAERWIKSIEAIFTFMELLDADRVRCDTYLLKDDARLLWEGASVLTREFMALRQGDRSVEEFVRKFEQGCHFVPLIANEVREKLRHFMDGLRPILCRDFRIAGPPTYPVVVTRALVAEQEQKDIEI, via the exons atgactcagttcttcgcacagtttgcgaggaacaaTGATGAGGTGGATCGGGGAGCGAATCctgaggcagtgtatgagcgattaTGTAAGATGAACCATGAGGATTTTGGGGGTACGACTGATCCTATGGCGGCTGAgagatggattaaatccatagAGGCGATCTTTACTTTTATGGAACTGTTGGATGCTGACAGAGTTAGGTGCGACACTTACTTGCTGAAGGATGATGCTCGATTAttgtgggaaggagcatcagt gttgaccagggagtttatggCGTTGAGGCAAGGAGATCGCAGTGTGGAGGAGTTCGTGAGAAAGTTCGAGCAggggtgtcacttcgtgcccctgatagctaatgaagTCAGGGAGAAACtgaggcacttcatggatggattACGGCCTATCTTGTGCCGTGATTTTCGCATAGCTGGTCCTCCGACTTATCCTGTTGTAGTGACCAGGGCTTTGGTGGCCGAACAAGAGCAGAAGGACATTGAGATTTAG